Genomic segment of Rhodothermales bacterium:
TAACACGTAAATGCCTGGCGGCCAGGCACCTCGTTCAATCCCATCCCCACGCCACCCGTTGTTCCAGGTTGGACCGCACGCTTTCGTCGCCCCGCTCGTGCAGCGTCGCGAGCACCTCGGGCGCCAGCTGCGGGTTGAGGCTCATCGCATACAGCGCCTGCGCGTCGCCCTCCCGGGCGATCAGGAGCTTGAGATCGTCCGGAAGCGCCGGGTTGCTCGCAAACGCGCTCCAGGCGGCGGCCTCGTCGTCGAACAGGGCGCGGAGCACCTCCGCCGGCATCCCGGCGTTGCCGGCCAGACCGTGGTACACGCTGCGGTGCCCCTGCTCCCGAAGCGCCACGAGCAGTTCCACCGGCGCCGCCGGGTTCGAGGCCACGCCGGAGCGCACCTCGGGATCGGGATGCGCAGCGAGCGTCCGGAGGATGTCTTCGGGGGTGCCGACATTGGCGCCGAGGAGATGCAGCACCGCCGCATCGTCGACGCCGGCCAGTTCGCGCGCTTCGTCGGGTTCCAGCGGATGGCGATCGATGAAGTGCTCGATCAGGGTGGGCGACATGCCCCGTGCGCGCAACGCATCTTCCGCGCGCGTGGCATACAGCGGCGGTTCGTTGCAGGCGAGCATCGAGGCGCTCAGGAGTAGCAGGGTAGCGGCGTAGCGCATGCGGGTATCCGATACGTGGACGAGATCACTGGGCGGTCGTGCCGGAGCGGGGCCGTTACGGGAGCGCGGCACGCCAGCCGGCCGAGCGCAGGACCTCGAGGCGGGCGCGCGCGTCGGCGTAGGCCGGCTCATCGGCGACATTGACGTTTTCTCCCGGATCGGCGTCATGGTCGTACAGTTCGTAGGCGACAAACGCCTTCGTCGCCCAGTTCATCCAGGCGACATAGCGATACCGGTCGGTGCGGACGCTGTAGCCCATGTACTCGACCCCGTCGGGCGCCGTCCAGATGCCTTCCCGGAGAAACTGGCTGAAAACCGCCGGCTTCCACGCCCGCGTCGGTTCGCGGAGGAGCGGCACCGCGCTGACGCCCTGGAGATCCGGCGGCGCGGGCACGCCGGCCAGTTCGCAGAGCGTGGGGTAGATGTCGACGAACTCCACCAGTTGAGCAAGTTTCAGGCCGGCCGGCACGCCGGGGCCGCGGAAGATGAGCGGGGCGCGGGTATCCACCTCGTAGTTCGTCATCTTGCCCCAGCTGTTGTGCTCCCCGAGCTTCCACCCGTGATCGCCCCAGAGCACCACGACGGTATTTTCTGCCAGCCCCAGCTCATCGAGTCGATCCAGCAGCCGGCCGATCTGGGCGTCCACATAGCTCACCGACGCGTAATAGCCGTGTTTCAGGTGCCGCTTTTCCGCTTCGGAGAGCGTGCCCACGGAGGGGTGGACGACGTGCTTGAAATCCGAATAGCCCCACAGTTCGCGCTGGGTATTGATGGCCATGATCGGAGCGCCGCGCGGCGGCTCGGGGTTTTCGGCGAGGGGGATGTCGGCGGGGTCGTACAGGTCCCAGTATTTCGCCGGCGCGTTGAAGGGCAGGTGCGGCCGGTAGTAGCCGATGCCGAAGAAAAACGGCTGATCGCGCCCGGCCAGCTCCCCGAGTTTTTCGAGGGCCATGTCGGTTTGCGCGCCGTCGTAATAGACGTTATCGGGGAGCTCGACGCGCTCGGTCGCGCCGGCTTTCAGGTACCACTCCCCGAATACGTCGACGTGCCGATCCTGCCGGCCGGCGGCGAGGATTTCCGCCTTGCGCGCCTCCTGGATCGCCACGTTGTCCGGGTGCCGGTAGACGGCATCGGGGTCGAACGGAAAGCCCGGCACGTACAGCTTGGGCTCGCTCCACGAGAGCGTGTCAGGGAAGATGTTGTGGTAGATCTTCCCGATCGCCGCGGCATGATAGCCGTTCGCCCGGAACTGCTGCGGGAGCGTGACCACATCCGGTACGGTGGTTCGGAAGTGCGTCCATAGATCCCAGATCCGGATCGAGTCCGGCCGGAGCCCCGTCATGAGGCTGGATCGGGAAGGGCTGCAGACAGCCTGCTGGACATGCGCCTGCAGGAACGTCGCGCCGCCGGCGGCCAGGCGGTCGATGTTCGGCGTGTGGATCACCGTATTCCCGTACGCGCCCAGCTCGGGCCGCAGGTCGTCCACGGCGATGAACAGGACGTTGGGCGGGCGCTCCGTCTTCGGCGGGGCGCATCCGGCGGCGGCGAGGCACGCCAGAATCCAGCATACGTATCGCATCGATCCGTCATCCTCCCAGCATCAGCCGGACGATCTGCGCCACGGCGAAGCCGGCATAGTTTCCGAGTGCATATCCGAGCATGGCGACGATCAGGCCGGCGAGGACGAGGTGGCGGCTCCCCAGCGTCTCGGCCAGCGGCAGCACCATCGCCGGACCCGACTTCGCCGCCACCTGCGCGATGGTCAGTACGCGGGGGTCCATCCGCATCGCCCAGCCGATACCATAGACGAACAGCACGTCGAAGACGACCACGATCGCGACATACAGAAACAGCGCCGGCGACAGCACCACCGCAAGGTAGAAGTTCATCTGCGCGCCGATCGACGCAAAAAAAGCCAGAAAGACGAGTTCGCTGAGCTCCCACGCGCCTTCGAGCCGGCGGACCGCGGGAATCTGGCCGGCAATCAGCGCGAGGGTGGTGACGATCAGGATCCCCGGCACCGCCGGCGCCACGCGATCCACCCACTCCGCCTTGATCCATGTGCTCACCGCCATCACCGCCAGCGCGGTACCGACGAGCGCCGCGACGTGCCAGACGTCGAACCGCGGCGCAGGCCGGTCGATGCGCTCGTCCTCCTCTTCCGGGACAGCCCATTGCTTCGCCGTCGCGTACCGGCGGGCCAGAAACGCAGGGACCGCCACCCACAGCGCATACAGCGGGAACAGCGCCAGGTTGTCCACGGCATTGGCGGCGGCGAACAGGTCCTGGTTCTCGATCTGCAGCCCGCTCCACAGCGCGACAAAGTTGAGGCTCCCGCCGATATACGTTCCGGTATAGGGGCCGGCGAGCTTCCAGGCGTCGTCGCCCAGCAGGTCGGCGAACAGCGAGACGGTGGTCACGTTGGCGATTACGACCCCGATGGCCGTCCCCGCGCAGGCGAGGGCGAATGCCACCAGCATCGGCCGGCCGGCGCTCCGGATATCGCTGAGATCGACCTTGAACAGGATGAGGCAGACGGCAAACGGCACCGTGAAGTCGACCACCGCGCCATAGATCGGCGCATCGGTCGGAATCAGGCCGGCGTTGGAAAGGAGGGCGCTCGTGAAGAGCACCCAGAGGATCGTCGACATCCGCCGCGCCCAGGGAAACGCCCCGACCAGGTACAGCGCAAAAAGCACGACGGCCCAGAGGACGGTAAAGATCGCGAGGGAGTCTGTGATCATGCGGCGTTGGCGTAGCGTTTTTTTGTAATATAGGCCGCTCCCTTCCCTGAATGCCACCCGAACGCCATGACCACCTGGAATGTCGATCCCCGTGCCGAGCGCCTCCACCGCGCGGCCATCGTGTGGGACAACCATACCTGCCTGCCGCTCCGCCCGGACGACGCCTTCCTGCCGCAACTCGAACGGTTCCACCGCAGCGGCGCGACGATGGTCGTGGCCAACGTGATGTTCGACAACGCGATCCCGTGGCCGGAGGGGGTGAAGGTACTGGCGCACTTCCGCCGCTGGATCCTCGGCCGGCCCGACCGCTACCGCCTCGCCGGCTCGGTCGACGACATCCTCCGGGCGAAGGCCGAGGGCCAACTCGCCGTCGCGTTCGACATCGAGGGCATGGCCGCGCTCGACGGCCAGGTGAGCATGGTGTCGACCTACTATGACCTCGGCGTCCGGTGGATGCTCATCGCCTACAATCGAAACAACCTCGCCGGCGGCGGCTGCATGGACGACGACGGCGGGCTGACCGCTTTCGGGCGGGAAGTCATCCATGAGATGGCCCGTGTCGGGATGATGCTCTGCTGCAGCCACACCGGCGAGCGCACCTGCCGCGACGCGTTCGCCTGTTCACCCAACCCCGTGCTGCTCAGCCACTCGAACCCCCGCGCCCTGGTCGACCACCCCCGCAACGTCACCGACGACCTCATGCGGGCCTGCGCAGAGACGGGCGGAGTGGTCGGAATCAACGGCTACGGCAAGTTCCTCCAGCACGGCGACGCCAGCACCGAGAATTACGTGCGGCACATCGATTATGCGGTCTCGGTCGTGGGGCCGGAGCATGTCTCCATCGCGCTGGATTATGTCTTCGACACCGAAGAGCTGGCGGCCTGGCTCCAGAACACGACGCTCTTCCCGTTCGACGCCGGCGCGCCGGCGGGGCTTCCGCAGATGGTGGAGCCGGAGCAGCTCCCCGCCATAACCGAACGCCTGCTCGCACTGGGATACGCCGACGAACACGTCCGCGCCATTCTGGGCGAAAACCTGTTGCGCGTTGCGCGGCAGGTCTGGAAGTGATCGGGCTGTGAGATGAAATTTCGGCGGGAGGGCCCATGGAGGGTACGGATGAGCGGCAGGATGTGTCTATCTGGTAATAACCCCTGAAGACGAAGCGAACGAGACCCGAAGGGTTTCTAAAACCCTTCGGGTCTGGGCCTACCTCGACCGAACGACCGGCACCACCCGCGACCACGACCGCCCCTCGACCCGCACGAAGTAGACGCCGGCAGGCAGCGCGTTGCCGTCGAGTTCGATGCGTTGCAATTGGCCCGCTCCCGAACCACCCAAGACCGTCGCGACACGCCGGCCCAGCAGGTCGTACAGCGCCACATCAACCACCTCGGACGCCGGCAGGCTGATCTCGAGCGTCGCCCGGGATGTGAACGGATTCGGATACACCGCCATGGGAGACGCCGGCACCGGCCGCTCTGTCCCGACGCTGCCGGCAGCGCCAAACTCGTAGGCGCCGGCATCGGGCGCGCCACCCGCCACCCGCGGCCATCCCGCGCCATCCTGTTGCGGCGCGGCGACGCTTTCGTAGCGCAGCACGCCGGCATCGATGGCCGCCGCGCCGTCGGCGAGGCGAAAATCGAAGCCACCGGCGTCCATGAACAGCCCATCCACCGAGGACGCCGTCACGTTGGACGCGCCGTCGATCCGGTTGCCCCCTTCTTCGTCCGCGATCGGATTGCCGCTCACGATCAGGTTGTTGAAAATCACGTTGCGCGTGGCCCCGTCGTTGATCCGGATGCCCGCCATGCGCGGCTCGATGACGGTGTTGTTGACGACGATTGCGTCCGTTGTCGGCTTGCCGCAGCCGGGTTCGTCGACCAGGTGGATGCCGGCCGCGCCGGCGGCCCCGCGCCGGTTCTCGTAGATGACGTTGTTCTGGATCCGCACACCCGGCGCGCTGATGATGCTCAAGCCCTTCGCGCCGTTGTCGAAAACGACGTTGCTGTCGATGAGACCGTTCTCCAGGATGCCGTCACCGCCGGCGTAGCAGTCGCCGTTGAACTGGATGCCGTTGACCGCATTGCCGTACGACACGTTGCCGAACACCACCGGGGCGTCGTCCGGACCGTCGCTGTTGCTGATGTAAATGCCGTGCTCGCCGGCCGAACCGAACGTCGTGTTGTCGATCACCCGGATATCCTTCGCGAACCCGGAGAAGATCCCCCACTTCCCGTTCGGCCCCACCGCGTTGTTGCGCACCGTCACGCGCGCCGCGTTGACGACGCGGATGCCCGCCCGCGGCGCGTCCCGCACGACAAAGCCCGCGACCACGATGTCGTCGTTGTTTTCGATGTTGATATGATCCAGGCCCGAGTAGCTCCCGGCGACGTTGACCACCACGTCGTCCCCATCCGCCCAGAACACGATGCCGTCGTGCTGGCTGTTGAACCCGGTATATGCGCCATTCGCCACCTTGACGGTATCGCCCGGCGTATCCGCCCTGTCGGCGGCATGTTGGAGGGTGGCCCAGGGCGCGCCGGCCGATCCGTTGCCGGCGTCGGATCCCCCGGGAGCCACGTGATAGGTGGTCTGCGCCGCAGCCGGCGTCGCCGCCATGAACAGGAAAATGCCCAGGAAAAATCGCATGTCCGTAGAGCCACGACGCATCGCGGCCGCACCTTAAAATTACCGTGGATGTCGTCCATCGAGGTAACCACATCCATGCCGTTTTTTGACGGACGAAACACCGGCGGTGGCGCGGACACGCGGGCGCGTGGCCCTACGGGTTCAACCGGGCGCGGGCGGCGTGGCGGTAACTCCGGCCGATAGGCAGGATCTGTCCGCCGATGTCGACACGATCGGCCGTGAAGGCGACGATCCCCTGGAGGGGCACGATAAACGATCGGTGGATGCGCACGAACCCGTGCGGTTCGAGCCGGCGCTCCAGCTCGCTGATTTTCTCGCGGGTGACGACTGGTTTCGCCGCGGTGTGGATTTTCGTGTAGTCGCTCAGGCTCTCGATGAACCGGATGGCGTCGAGCGGAATCTGGACGGTCTGGCGGTCGGCGCGCACCGTGAGGAGGGCCGGCGTCGGATCGGCGCCATGCGGCGTCGCCGGCGCGCGCAAACGCCGGTATTTGTCGACCGCCCGCAAAAAGCGAGGCAGCGAGACCGGTTTCAGGAGATAGTCGACGACATCCAGCTCGAATCCCTCCACCGCGAAGTCCCGATGCGCCGTCGTGAAGATGACGGCCGGCGGATTTTCGAGCGACCGGACCAGCTCGATCCCGGTCAGCTCCGGCATCTGGATATCGAGAAACACGAGATCGATGGCGTGCCGGCGGAGCGCCTCGAACGCCGCCAGGGCGCTGGAGCACGTTTCCACCACGTCGAGGTCCGACACCTTGCCGGCGTGCGCGAGCAGCACCTGGATGGCGAGCGGCTCGTCGTCCACGATCAAACAACGGGTTTTCGGGTCAGGCATCGAGTTCGAGGGTCAGTTCGACGCGAAAGCGCCGGGGTTCGTCGGCGATGGTGAGCCGGTGCGCATCCGGGTAGAGCAGCTCGAGCCGGCGGCGGACATTCTGCAGCCCGATGCCGTCCGGCCTCGTAGGCGCGGACGCCCGCTCGGGCGTGCTGTTTTCGATCGC
This window contains:
- a CDS encoding sulfatase, with product MRYVCWILACLAAAGCAPPKTERPPNVLFIAVDDLRPELGAYGNTVIHTPNIDRLAAGGATFLQAHVQQAVCSPSRSSLMTGLRPDSIRIWDLWTHFRTTVPDVVTLPQQFRANGYHAAAIGKIYHNIFPDTLSWSEPKLYVPGFPFDPDAVYRHPDNVAIQEARKAEILAAGRQDRHVDVFGEWYLKAGATERVELPDNVYYDGAQTDMALEKLGELAGRDQPFFFGIGYYRPHLPFNAPAKYWDLYDPADIPLAENPEPPRGAPIMAINTQRELWGYSDFKHVVHPSVGTLSEAEKRHLKHGYYASVSYVDAQIGRLLDRLDELGLAENTVVVLWGDHGWKLGEHNSWGKMTNYEVDTRAPLIFRGPGVPAGLKLAQLVEFVDIYPTLCELAGVPAPPDLQGVSAVPLLREPTRAWKPAVFSQFLREGIWTAPDGVEYMGYSVRTDRYRYVAWMNWATKAFVAYELYDHDADPGENVNVADEPAYADARARLEVLRSAGWRAALP
- a CDS encoding DUF819 family protein, whose protein sequence is MITDSLAIFTVLWAVVLFALYLVGAFPWARRMSTILWVLFTSALLSNAGLIPTDAPIYGAVVDFTVPFAVCLILFKVDLSDIRSAGRPMLVAFALACAGTAIGVVIANVTTVSLFADLLGDDAWKLAGPYTGTYIGGSLNFVALWSGLQIENQDLFAAANAVDNLALFPLYALWVAVPAFLARRYATAKQWAVPEEEDERIDRPAPRFDVWHVAALVGTALAVMAVSTWIKAEWVDRVAPAVPGILIVTTLALIAGQIPAVRRLEGAWELSELVFLAFFASIGAQMNFYLAVVLSPALFLYVAIVVVFDVLFVYGIGWAMRMDPRVLTIAQVAAKSGPAMVLPLAETLGSRHLVLAGLIVAMLGYALGNYAGFAVAQIVRLMLGG
- a CDS encoding membrane dipeptidase translates to MTTWNVDPRAERLHRAAIVWDNHTCLPLRPDDAFLPQLERFHRSGATMVVANVMFDNAIPWPEGVKVLAHFRRWILGRPDRYRLAGSVDDILRAKAEGQLAVAFDIEGMAALDGQVSMVSTYYDLGVRWMLIAYNRNNLAGGGCMDDDGGLTAFGREVIHEMARVGMMLCCSHTGERTCRDAFACSPNPVLLSHSNPRALVDHPRNVTDDLMRACAETGGVVGINGYGKFLQHGDASTENYVRHIDYAVSVVGPEHVSIALDYVFDTEELAAWLQNTTLFPFDAGAPAGLPQMVEPEQLPAITERLLALGYADEHVRAILGENLLRVARQVWK
- a CDS encoding right-handed parallel beta-helix repeat-containing protein yields the protein MRFFLGIFLFMAATPAAAQTTYHVAPGGSDAGNGSAGAPWATLQHAADRADTPGDTVKVANGAYTGFNSQHDGIVFWADGDDVVVNVAGSYSGLDHINIENNDDIVVAGFVVRDAPRAGIRVVNAARVTVRNNAVGPNGKWGIFSGFAKDIRVIDNTTFGSAGEHGIYISNSDGPDDAPVVFGNVSYGNAVNGIQFNGDCYAGGDGILENGLIDSNVVFDNGAKGLSIISAPGVRIQNNVIYENRRGAAGAAGIHLVDEPGCGKPTTDAIVVNNTVIEPRMAGIRINDGATRNVIFNNLIVSGNPIADEEGGNRIDGASNVTASSVDGLFMDAGGFDFRLADGAAAIDAGVLRYESVAAPQQDGAGWPRVAGGAPDAGAYEFGAAGSVGTERPVPASPMAVYPNPFTSRATLEISLPASEVVDVALYDLLGRRVATVLGGSGAGQLQRIELDGNALPAGVYFVRVEGRSWSRVVPVVRSR
- a CDS encoding response regulator transcription factor, with product MPDPKTRCLIVDDEPLAIQVLLAHAGKVSDLDVVETCSSALAAFEALRRHAIDLVFLDIQMPELTGIELVRSLENPPAVIFTTAHRDFAVEGFELDVVDYLLKPVSLPRFLRAVDKYRRLRAPATPHGADPTPALLTVRADRQTVQIPLDAIRFIESLSDYTKIHTAAKPVVTREKISELERRLEPHGFVRIHRSFIVPLQGIVAFTADRVDIGGQILPIGRSYRHAARARLNP